The Ochrobactrum sp. BTU1 region AATGGCGTTTATGGCAGCTCGAAATCGTATGTTTTGAGTTTCAGCCACTCCCTCAACCATGAGCTGGCAGACAAAGGTATTCGTGTTCAAGCAGTTCTACCGGGCGCGACGGCCACCGACTTCTGGAGCATTGCTGGTAAACCAGTGGAAGAGCTGCCGCAAAGCATTGTGATGTCGACGGATGATATGGTCGATGCTGCACTTGCCGGTCTCAAAAACGGCGAGCGCGTTACCATTCCAGGGCTGCATGATGTTGAGAAATGGACAGATTTTGAAGCTGCGCGCGGTGAACTCTCCACGCTGTTTGGCAATTCAAACCCAGCTGCGCGATATCTTTAAAGATAATCCAAAAACTGTGATGCTGGGCGAGGAATCGCCCAGCACGTTGATCAAATTAGACGATCGCATATCGTGATATGAAATATCATTCATGCACGATAAGCTGGAACCAGGTGTCGAGAAAACGACTGCGTTTTAATCCGTCGAGATAAACCAGAAGCTCCGGTCCAAGCTCGACAGGTTGCAGTGATGCTACGTCCGAGGGACTCGTTTCCGATACAAGACCAGTTTCTTGAAGGATCGCCTGACCGTTAGAAGACAGAAGAAATGTGATCGCCTGTTCGGCGATGTTTGCGTGTTTGCTTCGATCCGGGATGAGCGCGGTCCAGGGCAGGGCGACAACGTAATCCTGTAGTACGATGACTGCAAAATCCCGGGCGTCATATTGCCATTTGCTTACGTCTGACAACGGCACATTATAGGCGAGATCGATGTTGCCAGCCGACAACGCCTGTAACAGCTCTTCGCTTGTATCGAAAATACGCGCTTGTGATGCGCCGAAAGCACGGACGATACGCCAGAACAGCGGTGATCGGATCGAATCCTGAGCCGCCAGTGTGTAGCTGACATTATCAATGCCGATATTGACGAGCCCGACACGCCGTTGAAAAAGCGTTGCGTTTTGCTCCAGCAATCGTGCGAGTTCGATGCGTGTCGTTGGCAGTTCATTGTTGAGCGCGCGGCGTTTGACAACACTCACCGCTGGATCGAAACCAATGCTGAACAATTCGCTGCGCCAGTGAGCTTGTGGTGCTAATCCTGCATTGCGAACAATTCCATTTCTTGGCTGCGCGCCGCCTTCATTGGCGATGAGTACC contains the following coding sequences:
- a CDS encoding substrate-binding domain-containing protein yields the protein MKRIILQFCAVLILIVPSWHNTHAQNDLASKPEFQIVGDIAPETIAPVQAGLARQLPSVNIAYRQIRPGEWTSRLLAGAEEASAADLVILSTPDLAVLIANEGGAQPRNGIVRNAGLAPQAHWRSELFSIGFDPAVSVVKRRALNNELPTTRIELARLLEQNATLFQRRVGLVNIGIDNVSYTLAAQDSIRSPLFWRIVRAFGASQARIFDTSEELLQALSAGNIDLAYNVPLSDVSKWQYDARDFAVIVLQDYVVALPWTALIPDRSKHANIAEQAITFLLSSNGQAILQETGLVSETSPSDVASLQPVELGPELLVYLDGLKRSRFLDTWFQLIVHE